In Terriglobia bacterium, one DNA window encodes the following:
- a CDS encoding ABC transporter permease, translating into MFATVLRKEILDYLVSIRFLVLTALCVLLIPLSLYVNHETYRRWSADYNEQLKIESEMEGRGNRGYHGVRQPSPLSVFANGIETSLPKDFSLQNKQISFGIPRSYGDPIYEIFGRIDFLFVVQTVLSLTALLFAFDSVSGEKELGTLKLVLANPVPRHQVLLGKFAGGMIVLIAPLLLSFALGLAMLTIVGYPVFQSGVMGGVLWILGLAVTYVAVFFLAGLLVSTLTHQSKTALILLMFVWVVLVLGAPRLSIMAAKVIRPVDDDSVVLLRKRLLTDTIEKEKGNALKPLYFEKARQKGLGKGQLMFDAEDPEFVRRRFEIAGPFEARLRAELSRLEEDQQRRKQAQLNLAHNLSRFSPASILSYLMTDLADTGEYVKIKFLDAVREHYANMDRLVFSRSYSDTISDSNSNWGFGGDLPGSGVAKSKDLPLFSLSFPRRTETVAASIPDIGLLIGYAALLFAGATLAFLKYDVR; encoded by the coding sequence ATGTTTGCGACGGTGCTCAGGAAGGAAATTCTCGATTATCTTGTTTCGATACGCTTCCTCGTGCTGACGGCGCTTTGCGTTCTCCTGATTCCGCTCAGCCTGTACGTGAATCACGAGACCTACCGGCGCTGGTCGGCGGACTACAACGAGCAACTCAAGATCGAGTCGGAGATGGAGGGCCGCGGCAATCGTGGATATCACGGCGTGCGCCAGCCCTCGCCGCTCTCGGTTTTCGCCAACGGCATCGAGACCAGCCTGCCCAAAGACTTTTCTCTCCAGAACAAACAGATCTCTTTCGGAATCCCGAGGAGCTACGGCGATCCGATTTATGAGATCTTCGGGCGCATCGATTTCCTGTTCGTGGTGCAAACGGTACTGAGCCTTACCGCTCTTCTATTTGCATTCGACTCTGTGTCGGGGGAGAAGGAACTGGGCACCTTGAAGCTCGTCCTTGCCAATCCCGTGCCTCGGCATCAGGTGCTTCTGGGGAAATTCGCCGGAGGGATGATCGTTCTGATCGCTCCCCTGTTACTTTCCTTTGCGCTCGGTCTGGCCATGCTCACAATTGTCGGCTACCCCGTATTTCAGAGTGGCGTGATGGGTGGCGTCTTATGGATACTCGGCCTTGCGGTCACATATGTCGCCGTCTTTTTCCTGGCGGGTCTCCTGGTTTCGACTCTGACCCACCAGTCGAAGACGGCGCTGATCCTGCTCATGTTTGTCTGGGTCGTGCTCGTGCTGGGCGCCCCGCGCCTGAGCATCATGGCGGCCAAAGTAATCCGTCCCGTCGATGACGACTCCGTCGTGCTGCTGCGCAAGCGCCTGCTCACCGACACCATCGAGAAAGAGAAGGGCAACGCGCTCAAGCCGCTCTATTTCGAAAAGGCAAGGCAGAAAGGGTTGGGCAAAGGCCAGCTCATGTTTGACGCTGAAGATCCCGAATTCGTCCGGCGCAGGTTCGAGATCGCAGGCCCGTTTGAGGCCCGGTTGCGGGCGGAGCTGTCCCGGCTCGAAGAGGATCAGCAACGCCGGAAGCAGGCACAGTTGAATCTTGCCCACAACCTGTCCCGGTTCTCTCCCGCATCAATTCTCAGCTATCTGATGACGGATCTGGCGGACACAGGTGAGTACGTGAAGATCAAGTTCCTCGACGCCGTCCGCGAGCACTACGCCAACATGGACCGCCTGGTCTTCAGCAGGAGTTACAGCGACACCATCAGCGACAGCAACAGCAACTGGGGCTTCGGCGGCGATTTGCCGGGGAGTGGCGTGGCGAAGTCGAAGGATCTCCCGCTTTTCAGCCTCAGCTTCCCGCGCCGGACCGAAACCGTGGCGGCCAGCATTCCCGACATTGGCCTCCTGATCGGCTACGCCGCGTTGCTTTTCGCGGGGGCGACTCTGGCATTCCTCAAATACGACGTGAGGTGA